TGCCCGACAGCTCGCTGTCGATGTTCTTTTCCAGATAGGTCGTGATCTCAGCGCTTTCGCCGCGCGAGATCATGCCGATGTCGGGCACGCCCGCCACTTCGGTGATGAAGCGAACGCAACGCGTGCACTGGATGCAGCGCGTCATGAACGTCTTGACCGTCGGGCCCATGTTCTTTTCTTCGACCGCGCGCTTGTTCTCGCCGTAGCGCGAACCGTCGCGGCCGTAGCCCACAGCCTGATCCTGCAGGTCGCACTCCCCGCCCTGGTCGCAGATCGGGCAGTCGAGGGGGTGGTTGATGAGCAGGAACTCCATCACCCCTTCGCGGGCCTTCTTCACCATCGGCGTGTCGGTGAAGATTTCCTGGCCGTCGGCGGCCGGCAGCGCGCACGATGCCTGCGGCTTGGGCGGTCCAGGCTTCACCTCGACCAGGCACATGCGGCAGTTGCCGGCGATGGACAGGCGCTCGTGGTAGCAGAAGCGCGGGATTTCCTGCCCGGCGCGCTCGGCGACCTGCAGCACGGTCATGCCCGGTTCGAACTCGACTTCAACGCCGTTGACCTTGGCGATAGGCATTACGATTACTCCGCCGCGATCGCGTGGCCGGCGAAGTTCGCGCGGCGGCTGCGGTAGGTGTGGATGCGCTCTTCGATCTCGTGACGGAAGTGCCGGATCAGGCCCTGAACGGGCCAGGCGGCGGCGTCGCCGAGGGCGCAGATGGTGTGTCCTTCGACCTGACCGGCCACGTCGAGCAGCAGGTCGATCTCGGACGGGTCGGCGTCGCCGATCGCCATGCGTTCCAGCACGCGCCACATCCAGCCGGTGCCTTCACGGCACGGCGTGCACTGGCCGCAGCTCTCGTGCTTGAAGAAGTAGCTGATGCGGGCGATCGCCTTCACGATGTCGGTGGACTGGTCCATGACCGTCACCCCGGCGGTGCCCAGCGACGAGCGATGCTCGCGCATGGAGTCGAAATCCATCAGGGCGACTTCGGCCTGTTCGCGCGTGATGACCGGGCAGGACGCGCCGCCCGGAATGATGGCCTTCAGGTTTTCCCAGCCGCCGCGCACGCCGCCGCCGTGATCCTCGATCAACTGGCGCAGCGGGATCGACATGGCCTCTTCGACCACGCAGGGGGTGTTCACGTGGCCCGACAGGGACATCAGCTTGGTGCCGGTGTTGTTCGGACGACCGAAGCTGGCGAACCAGTCCGCGCCACGACGCAGGATGGTGCCGACCACGGCGATCGATTCCACGTTGTTCACGGTCGTCGGGCAGCCATAGAGGCCTGCGCCAGCCGGGAACGGCGGCTTCAGGCGCGGCTGGCCCTTCTTGCCTTCCAGCGACTCCAGCAGGGCCGTCTCTTCACCGCAGATGTAAGCGCCCGCGCCGTGGTGGATATAGACGTGGAAGTCCCAGCCGTGGACGTTGTCGTCACCGATCAGCTTGGCCTCATAGGCCTGCTTGACGGCGGCTTCCATGCGCTCGCGCTCGAGGATGTATTCGCCGCGCAGGTAGATGTAGCAGGCGTGAGCCTTCATCGCGAAGGAGGCGATCAGGGCGCCTTCGATCAGCAGGTGCGGATCATGACGCATGATCTCGCGGTCCTTGCAGGTCGCGGGCTCGGACTCGTCGGCGTTGATGACCAGGTAGTGAGGGCGATCCTTCACTTCCTTGGGCATGAAGGACCACTTCAGCCCGGTCGAGAAACCGGCGCCGCCGCGTCCGCGCAGGCCCGAGTTCTTGACGTTGTTGATGATCCAGTCGCCGCCAAGGTCCAGCATGTCCTTGGTGGCGTTCCACGCGCCGCGCTTCTTCGCACCTTCAAGGCCCCAGTCGTGGAAGCCGTAGAGGTTGGTGAAGATCCGATCCTTGTCTTGGAGGATGCCGACCATGATCCCTTAAAGTCCTTCCGCCATGCGGCGTTTATGGTGGCGGGTGCGCTGGAAGACGGCGTAGATCACCAGCACCCATCCGATAGCCAACAGGCCATAGGCCGCCATCACCGCGTTGTCAGTCAGGCCGAAACGGCCGTCGCGCGCGAACAAAACCAATGCGGCCGCGACCACGATGCAAGCCAGGCCAGCCCAACGCTGACGCCAGCCCACGCGACGCAGCTCGGCCCGATAGGCCGCCCTGCCCGCTTCTGTCTCGAGGTCCGGCCGCGCCATCAGACCGGCGCCTTTTCAGCGACAGGCTCCGAATTCGGCAGCTTCTTGATCTTCTTGGCGGCCGAGCCGTCATACAGCGCCGGATCCGTCAGCACGCGCGCGCCGCCTACCGGCTCAGACGTGTGACGACCGACATAGCTGCCCGCCTTCGGCGTCTTGCCCGCAGCGAAATCATCGATGATCTGGGCCATGTTCTCAGGCGTCAGATCTTCGTAATAGAGGTCGTTGATCTGGGCCACCGGCGCGTTCGAGCAGGCGCCGATGCATTCGACTTCCTGCCAGGTGAAGCGGCCGTCGGCGGACAGTTCGTCCTTGGGACCGATCTTCTCGCGGCACACGCGCATCAGCTCATTGGAGCCGCGCAGCATGCACTGCGTCGTGCCGCAGACCTGGATCAGCGCGGCCGTACCGACCGGCGTCAACTGGAACATGGTGTAGAAGGTCGCGACCTCCAGCACCCGGATATAGGCCATGCCCAACAGGTCGCCGATGGCGCGCAGCGACGGCTCGGACACCCAGCCTTCCTGTTTCTGGACCAGCCACAGGATCGGGATCACGGCCGACTGGCGACGCGATTCAGGGTACTTCTTGATCCACCACTGAGCCTTTTCCATCGTCTCCTTCGAAAACTCGAAAGAGGACGGTTGTTCCTTGGCGAGACGACGAACGCTCATCGGTCCACTTCTCCGAACACCATGTCGAGCGAGCCGAGGATGGCGGACACGTCCGCCAGCATATGGCCGCGGTTCATCCAGTCCATCGCCTGCAGGTGACGGAAGCCGGGGGCCGACAGCTTGACGCGGTAGGGTTTGTTGGTGCCGTCCGACACCAGATAGACGCCGAACTCGCCCTTGGGCGCCTCGACGGCCGCATAGACCTCGCCTTCCGGAGTGCGGAAGCCCTCGGTGTAGAGCTTGAAGTGGTGGATCAGCGCTTCCATCGAACGCTTCATCTCACCGCGACGCGGCGGGGCGACCTTATGGTCTTCGGTCAGGACCGGTTCGCGGGGGCAGTTGCGCAGCTTGTGGATGCACTGCTCCATGATGCGCACCGACTGGCGCATCTCTTCGACGCGGCACAGGTAGCGGTCCCAGCAGTCGCCGTTCTTGCCGACGGCGATGTCGAACTCCATGTCGGCGTAGCAGTCGTACGGCTGGGCCTTGCGCAGGTCCCAGGCGATGTCCGAGCCGCGCAGCATGACGCCCGAGAAGCCCCACGCCAGGGCGTTCTCCTTGGACACGACGCCGATGTCGACGTTGCGCTGCTTGAAGATGCGGTTCTCGGTAACCAGGCTTTCGATGTCGTTCAGCGCGGCCGGGAACTCGGCGCACCAGCGGCCGATGTCGTCGATCAGCTCGGGTGTCAGATCCTGATGGACGCCGCCCGGACGGAAGTAGTTGGCGTGGAGGCGCGCGCCGCAGGCCCGCTCGTAGAAGACCATCAGCTTCTCGCGCTCTTCGTGGCCCCACAGCGGCGGGGTCAGGGCGCCAACGTCCATAGCCTGCATGGTCGCGTTCAGAAGGTGGTTCAGGATGCGGCCCATCTCCGAGTACAGGACCCGGATCAGCTGGCCGCGATACGGCACGTCGATCTCCAGCAGGCGCTCGATGGCCAGGCAGAAGGCGTGCTCCTGGTTCATCGGCGAGACATAGTCCAGCCGGTCCAGATAGGGGATGTTCTGGAGGTAGGTGCGCGCCTCCATCAGCTTCTCGGTGCCGCGGTGCAGCAGGCCGATGTGCGGATCGACGCGCGTGACCAGCTCGCCGTCCAGCTCCAGCACCAGACGCAGCACGCCGTGCGCGGC
The nucleotide sequence above comes from Brevundimonas naejangsanensis. Encoded proteins:
- the nuoF gene encoding NADH-quinone oxidoreductase subunit NuoF, with the translated sequence MVGILQDKDRIFTNLYGFHDWGLEGAKKRGAWNATKDMLDLGGDWIINNVKNSGLRGRGGAGFSTGLKWSFMPKEVKDRPHYLVINADESEPATCKDREIMRHDPHLLIEGALIASFAMKAHACYIYLRGEYILERERMEAAVKQAYEAKLIGDDNVHGWDFHVYIHHGAGAYICGEETALLESLEGKKGQPRLKPPFPAGAGLYGCPTTVNNVESIAVVGTILRRGADWFASFGRPNNTGTKLMSLSGHVNTPCVVEEAMSIPLRQLIEDHGGGVRGGWENLKAIIPGGASCPVITREQAEVALMDFDSMREHRSSLGTAGVTVMDQSTDIVKAIARISYFFKHESCGQCTPCREGTGWMWRVLERMAIGDADPSEIDLLLDVAGQVEGHTICALGDAAAWPVQGLIRHFRHEIEERIHTYRSRRANFAGHAIAAE
- the nuoE gene encoding NADH-quinone oxidoreductase subunit NuoE, producing the protein MSVRRLAKEQPSSFEFSKETMEKAQWWIKKYPESRRQSAVIPILWLVQKQEGWVSEPSLRAIGDLLGMAYIRVLEVATFYTMFQLTPVGTAALIQVCGTTQCMLRGSNELMRVCREKIGPKDELSADGRFTWQEVECIGACSNAPVAQINDLYYEDLTPENMAQIIDDFAAGKTPKAGSYVGRHTSEPVGGARVLTDPALYDGSAAKKIKKLPNSEPVAEKAPV
- a CDS encoding NADH-quinone oxidoreductase subunit D gives rise to the protein MDDRKFTINFGPQHPAAHGVLRLVLELDGELVTRVDPHIGLLHRGTEKLMEARTYLQNIPYLDRLDYVSPMNQEHAFCLAIERLLEIDVPYRGQLIRVLYSEMGRILNHLLNATMQAMDVGALTPPLWGHEEREKLMVFYERACGARLHANYFRPGGVHQDLTPELIDDIGRWCAEFPAALNDIESLVTENRIFKQRNVDIGVVSKENALAWGFSGVMLRGSDIAWDLRKAQPYDCYADMEFDIAVGKNGDCWDRYLCRVEEMRQSVRIMEQCIHKLRNCPREPVLTEDHKVAPPRRGEMKRSMEALIHHFKLYTEGFRTPEGEVYAAVEAPKGEFGVYLVSDGTNKPYRVKLSAPGFRHLQAMDWMNRGHMLADVSAILGSLDMVFGEVDR